The proteins below are encoded in one region of Caulobacter henricii:
- a CDS encoding TonB-dependent receptor plug domain-containing protein, whose amino-acid sequence MSFRILLFTAASAAAIAGSAQAQSAPPQDAANLEQVVVTGTRTAGRTRLDTIAPVDVVSEKALTRTGTTELAQSLSTLAPSINFPRPAITDGTDHIRPATLRGLAPDQTLVLVNGTRRHATALVNVNGSIGRGSAAVDLNAIPTIALSRVEVLRDGASAQYGSDAIAGVINLRLREARSGGGVVATYGRYNSEVKTARNTQGRDARDGQTVTLQAWQGLPLGPEGFLTISAEYRDRNPTSRGDIDVRVTPARVTSRYGDAEVTDKTIYFNAGLPVSESWDAYGWAGYQAREGASAAFPRIVGDARQTPVASIYPDGYLPIIASEITDTTAAGGLRGDLGGFKVDLNVAYGKNEIDYRTEKSANASYGAASKTSFNSGGMSYDQTVVGLDVSRGVDIGAFEPLNVAFGAEARWEDYSIRAGEPASYNRGPITTSAAGAQGFPGFQPSNVLSKDRDNVGVYLDLESRLTERFTASVALRYEDYSDFGATTTGKLAARFELAEGLAVRGAVSTGFRAPALQQQFFTTTSTNFIIINGVSTPVEVGTFPATSAVAKVLGSKPLEAEESTNTSLGLVFHKGAFEVTVDAYRINIDNRIVLSENIQGSATGTPTQQTINNLLLPFNVTAARFFINGVETETQGIDIVARYRLNADDAGVFDLTAAANFNETDVTKIPTTNTLSSLPVPPTLFGRANVLTFEEGTPKHKVTLAGDWTKDRWGASLKTTFYGTVLSPNNDATGAFDVRTGDKAVVDLEGRYGITDNVTLAIGANNLFDEYPNRTPVTVNTTNATSFTSFSPFGFNGRFLYSRISVNW is encoded by the coding sequence ATGAGCTTTCGAATTCTGCTGTTTACGGCAGCCTCGGCCGCCGCAATCGCCGGCTCGGCCCAGGCCCAGTCCGCGCCGCCGCAAGATGCCGCCAACCTAGAGCAGGTGGTCGTTACCGGCACCCGCACGGCGGGACGCACACGCCTTGACACCATCGCACCGGTCGATGTCGTCAGCGAAAAGGCCCTGACCCGCACGGGCACGACCGAGCTGGCCCAGTCCCTGTCGACCCTCGCGCCCTCGATCAACTTCCCGCGCCCCGCCATTACCGACGGTACGGACCACATCCGTCCCGCGACCCTGCGCGGCCTGGCTCCCGATCAGACGCTGGTGCTGGTCAATGGCACCCGTCGCCACGCGACGGCCCTTGTGAACGTCAATGGTTCGATCGGCCGTGGTTCGGCAGCGGTCGACCTCAACGCCATTCCGACCATTGCCCTGAGCCGGGTTGAAGTCCTGCGCGACGGCGCGTCGGCCCAGTATGGCTCTGACGCCATCGCCGGCGTCATCAATCTGCGCCTGCGCGAAGCCCGCAGCGGTGGTGGTGTGGTCGCCACCTATGGCCGCTATAACAGTGAAGTGAAGACGGCCCGCAATACCCAGGGCCGCGACGCCAGAGACGGCCAGACCGTGACCCTGCAAGCCTGGCAGGGCCTGCCGCTGGGTCCCGAAGGCTTCCTGACCATTTCCGCAGAGTACCGCGATCGTAATCCGACCAGCCGTGGCGACATCGACGTCCGCGTGACCCCCGCCCGCGTGACCTCGCGCTATGGCGACGCCGAGGTGACCGACAAGACGATCTATTTCAATGCCGGCCTGCCGGTCAGCGAGAGCTGGGATGCCTATGGCTGGGCGGGCTACCAGGCTCGCGAGGGGGCCAGCGCGGCCTTCCCGCGTATTGTCGGCGATGCCCGCCAAACGCCGGTGGCCTCGATCTATCCCGACGGCTATCTGCCCATCATCGCCAGCGAGATCACCGACACGACGGCCGCCGGCGGCCTGCGTGGCGACCTCGGCGGTTTCAAGGTCGACCTCAATGTCGCCTACGGCAAGAACGAGATCGACTACCGCACCGAAAAGTCTGCGAACGCGTCCTATGGCGCAGCCAGCAAGACCAGCTTCAACTCCGGCGGCATGAGCTATGACCAGACCGTCGTGGGCCTGGACGTCTCGCGCGGTGTCGATATCGGCGCCTTTGAGCCCCTGAACGTTGCCTTCGGTGCCGAGGCACGCTGGGAGGACTATTCGATCCGCGCCGGTGAGCCGGCCTCCTATAATCGCGGTCCGATCACGACCTCAGCGGCCGGCGCACAAGGCTTCCCGGGCTTCCAGCCGTCAAATGTGCTGTCCAAGGACCGCGACAATGTCGGCGTCTATCTGGACCTGGAATCCCGCCTGACCGAGCGCTTCACGGCTTCGGTGGCCCTGCGCTATGAGGACTATTCCGACTTCGGCGCGACGACGACGGGCAAGCTGGCCGCCCGTTTCGAGCTCGCCGAAGGCCTCGCCGTGCGCGGTGCCGTGTCGACCGGCTTCCGGGCCCCGGCCCTGCAGCAGCAGTTCTTCACCACCACCTCGACCAATTTCATCATCATCAACGGCGTCTCGACCCCGGTCGAGGTCGGCACCTTCCCCGCCACCAGCGCGGTGGCCAAGGTGCTCGGCTCCAAGCCGCTGGAAGCGGAAGAATCGACCAACACCTCGCTGGGCCTCGTGTTCCACAAGGGCGCGTTCGAAGTGACCGTCGACGCCTACCGGATCAACATCGACAACCGCATCGTGCTGTCGGAAAACATCCAGGGCTCCGCCACGGGCACCCCCACCCAGCAAACGATCAACAACCTGCTGCTGCCGTTCAACGTCACGGCCGCCCGGTTCTTCATCAATGGTGTCGAGACGGAGACCCAGGGCATCGACATCGTTGCACGGTATCGCCTCAATGCGGATGACGCCGGGGTCTTCGACCTGACCGCCGCCGCGAACTTCAACGAAACCGACGTCACGAAGATCCCGACGACCAATACCCTGTCGTCTCTGCCGGTTCCCCCGACCCTGTTCGGCCGCGCCAACGTCCTGACGTTTGAGGAAGGCACGCCCAAGCACAAGGTCACCCTGGCCGGCGACTGGACCAAGGACCGCTGGGGTGCCAGCCTGAAGACCACCTTCTACGGCACGGTCCTGTCACCCAACAATGACGCGACGGGAGCCTTCGATGTCCGGACCGGCGACAAGGCCGTTGTGGATCTTGAAGGGCGGTACGGCATCACGGACAACGTGACCCTGGCCATCGGTGCCAACAACCTGTTCGATGAGTATCCCAACCGTACGCCGGTGACGGTCAATACGACCAACGCCACCAGCTTCACGTCCTTCTCGCCTTTCGGCTTCAACGGGCGCTTCCTGTACAGCCGTATCAGCGTCAACTGGTAG
- the rplI gene encoding 50S ribosomal protein L9, which yields MKVILLERVEGTGTLGDVVTVKDGFARNFLLPRHKALRANAANLKSFEVQRAEIEVRNVKNREAAGAVGETLDGTQYVMIRQAGESGQLYGSVAGRDVADAIKAEGGKVDRSMIVLDKPIKTLGVHEVKVKLHAEVTVTVTLNIARSADEAERQARGENVIAAQFEEDRAADAEAASDMAAGGAGSFEGDHYES from the coding sequence ATGAAAGTCATTCTGCTCGAACGCGTTGAAGGCACTGGCACCCTCGGCGACGTGGTCACCGTGAAGGACGGCTTCGCCCGTAACTTCCTGCTGCCGCGTCACAAGGCCCTGCGTGCCAACGCCGCCAACCTGAAGTCCTTCGAAGTTCAGCGCGCTGAAATCGAAGTGCGTAACGTGAAGAACCGCGAAGCCGCCGGCGCTGTCGGCGAGACCCTCGACGGCACCCAGTACGTCATGATCCGTCAAGCTGGCGAAAGCGGCCAGCTGTACGGTTCGGTCGCGGGTCGTGACGTCGCCGACGCCATCAAGGCTGAAGGCGGCAAGGTCGATCGCTCGATGATCGTCCTCGACAAGCCGATCAAGACCCTGGGCGTTCACGAAGTGAAGGTGAAGCTGCATGCTGAAGTGACCGTCACGGTCACCCTCAACATCGCGCGCAGCGCCGACGAAGCCGAGCGCCAGGCGCGCGGCGAAAACGTCATCGCCGCTCAATTCGAAGAAGACCGCGCGGCTGACGCCGAAGCGGCCTCGGACATGGCCGCCGGTGGCGCCGGTTCGTTCGAAGGCGATCACTACGAGTCCTGA
- the rpsR gene encoding 30S ribosomal protein S18 — MTDTTAPEAGAPAAGGARRPFFRRRKVCPFSGAGAPKIDYKDVKLLQRYVSERGKIVPSRITAVSAKKQRELAKAIKRARFLALLPYVVK, encoded by the coding sequence ATGACCGATACCACTGCTCCCGAAGCCGGCGCGCCCGCCGCCGGCGGCGCTCGCCGCCCGTTCTTCCGTCGCCGCAAGGTTTGCCCGTTCTCGGGCGCCGGCGCGCCGAAGATCGACTACAAGGACGTCAAGCTCCTGCAGCGCTACGTTTCCGAGCGCGGCAAGATCGTTCCGTCGCGCATCACCGCGGTGTCGGCCAAGAAGCAACGCGAACTGGCCAAGGCCATCAAGCGCGCCCGCTTCCTGGCTCTGCTCCCCTACGTCGTGAAGTAA
- the rpsF gene encoding 30S ribosomal protein S6 has protein sequence MAFYEHVVIARQDISPQQAEALNEQIKALIEEGGGHIAKIEYWGLRNLTYRIKKNRKGHYSLLAIDAPAPAVKEVERQLLINEDVLRFMTIRVEELDLELSPVLARRDRERSERPERSDRPRDDFAAA, from the coding sequence ATGGCGTTCTACGAACACGTGGTCATCGCGCGGCAGGATATCTCGCCGCAACAGGCCGAAGCTCTGAACGAGCAAATCAAAGCCCTGATCGAAGAAGGCGGCGGTCACATCGCCAAGATCGAATACTGGGGCCTGCGTAACCTCACCTATCGCATCAAGAAGAACCGCAAGGGCCACTATTCCCTGCTCGCCATCGACGCTCCGGCGCCGGCGGTCAAGGAAGTCGAGCGCCAGCTGCTGATCAATGAAGACGTTCTGCGCTTCATGACCATCCGCGTGGAAGAGCTGGACCTGGAACTGTCGCCGGTTCTGGCCCGTCGTGACCGCGAACGCAGCGAGCGCCCCGAGCGTTCGGATCGTCCGCGCGACGACTTCGCCGCCGCGTAA
- a CDS encoding sterol desaturase family protein, with product MSFETIQPFLHNWLQAAQADVLRYAIFSVGVWLTLWVVLARPLAARKIRETRPPGRQLVLEFLISIRSVMIFSTVGLLSFSLFRAGWMPGPHIARDLGPVWFWISLVLMIVAHDAWFYWTHRLIHDRRLFRTFHRRHHRSNNPSPFTAYSFDLGEAVIAALFVPVWMMIVPTQWPVVGLYVLHQIARNTIGHSGYELFPARKDGRPLLPWLTTVTHHDLHHAQAGYNYGLYFTWWDRWMGTEHPDYLARFAEATRRKGRASGETTSWPSPA from the coding sequence ATGAGCTTCGAGACCATCCAACCTTTTCTCCACAACTGGCTACAGGCGGCCCAGGCCGACGTCCTGCGTTATGCCATTTTCTCCGTCGGCGTCTGGCTGACCCTCTGGGTGGTGCTGGCCAGGCCCCTGGCCGCCCGCAAGATCCGCGAGACCCGTCCCCCAGGCCGTCAGCTGGTGCTGGAGTTCCTGATCTCGATCCGCTCGGTCATGATCTTCTCGACCGTGGGCCTTCTCAGCTTCAGCCTGTTTCGCGCCGGCTGGATGCCGGGCCCCCATATCGCCCGCGACCTCGGCCCAGTGTGGTTCTGGATCAGCCTGGTCCTGATGATCGTGGCCCATGACGCCTGGTTCTACTGGACCCATCGGCTGATCCATGACCGTCGCCTGTTCCGGACCTTCCACCGGCGGCATCACCGCTCCAACAACCCTTCGCCCTTCACCGCCTACAGTTTCGACCTGGGCGAGGCTGTGATCGCGGCACTGTTCGTGCCGGTCTGGATGATGATCGTGCCGACCCAGTGGCCGGTGGTTGGCCTCTATGTCCTGCACCAGATCGCCCGCAATACGATTGGCCACAGCGGCTACGAGCTGTTCCCGGCCCGCAAGGACGGTCGCCCTCTACTGCCCTGGCTGACCACTGTAACGCACCACGATCTGCACCACGCCCAGGCCGGCTACAATTACGGTCTCTACTTCACGTGGTGGGACCGCTGGATGGGCACAGAGCATCCGGACTATCTGGCACGGTTCGCCGAGGCCACCCGCCGCAAGGGCCGGGCTTCGGGCGAGACTACCAGCTGGCCTTCACCAGCCTGA
- a CDS encoding helix-turn-helix domain-containing protein, with protein MTNPDLLEAVARGMAIGAFAATGLALAASRKLAPMRWIGALFFVCAIAHVIDGWSGDRHPSKLIWALSVTGTGVFWLFAIGLFEDAPVPRPWRWLPILVAFGFWLAAVVSPPDVCVWIWKAFSIFSAAIVVHVLMVAWRGWRDDLVDQRRRLRAPLAAAAAGYVLIQAACDLGWPAAVRALDASLVQAFLLAGLGLGAGLALLRVEPLLVEQPTGTGQALSDTPRESLSLSPADRLVLVRLERAMTQDEVWRGEDLSIGALAALVGAPEHRLRKLINGMLGHRNFADYVNSRRIAAAKIALADPELALKSVSAIAYELGFASLGPFNRAFRAETGATPSAWRQQACAGAPRLRLVETGETAPNSNKSA; from the coding sequence ATGACCAACCCCGATCTGCTTGAAGCCGTCGCCCGCGGCATGGCCATAGGCGCTTTCGCCGCCACCGGCCTGGCCCTGGCCGCCAGCCGCAAACTGGCTCCGATGCGCTGGATCGGCGCCCTCTTCTTCGTTTGCGCGATCGCCCATGTAATCGACGGCTGGTCTGGTGATCGACATCCTTCCAAGCTGATCTGGGCCCTGTCCGTGACGGGGACCGGCGTCTTCTGGCTGTTTGCCATCGGACTGTTCGAGGATGCTCCGGTCCCCAGGCCCTGGCGGTGGCTGCCGATCCTGGTGGCCTTCGGGTTCTGGCTGGCGGCCGTCGTCTCCCCGCCCGACGTGTGCGTCTGGATCTGGAAGGCCTTTTCGATCTTTTCAGCCGCCATCGTCGTCCACGTCCTGATGGTCGCCTGGCGCGGCTGGCGTGATGATCTGGTGGACCAGCGCCGCCGCTTGAGAGCCCCCCTGGCTGCAGCGGCCGCCGGCTATGTCCTGATTCAGGCGGCCTGTGATCTGGGCTGGCCGGCGGCGGTACGGGCCCTTGACGCCTCCCTGGTGCAAGCCTTCCTTTTAGCCGGTCTGGGACTGGGTGCGGGACTGGCCCTGCTCCGGGTCGAGCCCCTCCTGGTCGAACAGCCGACCGGGACCGGCCAGGCTCTGTCAGACACCCCCCGGGAATCCCTGTCCCTCAGCCCGGCCGATCGACTGGTCCTGGTTCGGCTGGAACGGGCCATGACGCAGGACGAGGTCTGGCGGGGCGAGGATCTGTCCATCGGGGCCCTGGCCGCCCTGGTGGGCGCACCGGAGCACAGACTGCGCAAGCTGATCAACGGCATGCTGGGCCATCGCAACTTCGCCGACTACGTCAACAGCCGGCGTATTGCCGCCGCCAAGATCGCCCTCGCAGATCCCGAACTGGCACTGAAGTCCGTGTCCGCCATCGCTTATGAGCTTGGCTTTGCATCTCTGGGCCCCTTCAATCGCGCCTTCCGGGCGGAAACCGGCGCGACCCCCTCGGCCTGGCGCCAGCAGGCCTGCGCCGGGGCACCGCGGCTGCGCTTGGTTGAAACCGGCGAAACCGCCCCGAATTCCAACAAGTCGGCCTGA
- a CDS encoding peroxiredoxin codes for MNRLTAGLAAIAVLAASPALAALKPGAKAPDFTAPAALAGKDFSFTLSKALKKGPVVLYFFPAAYTSGCTAEAHEFAEATPDFEKLGATVIGVTGGNVDRIKDFSKEHCRDKFAVAAASPALIKSYDVALPVKDTWSNRTSYVIAPDGNILMAYTDGNFAGHVSKTMDAVKAFKAK; via the coding sequence ATGAACCGCCTGACCGCAGGCCTCGCGGCCATTGCCGTGCTCGCTGCATCCCCTGCCCTGGCCGCCCTGAAGCCCGGGGCCAAGGCTCCGGATTTCACCGCGCCTGCCGCCCTGGCCGGCAAGGACTTCAGCTTCACCCTGTCCAAGGCCCTCAAGAAGGGGCCGGTGGTGCTGTACTTCTTCCCGGCCGCTTACACGTCGGGCTGCACGGCCGAGGCCCACGAATTCGCCGAAGCCACCCCGGATTTCGAGAAGCTGGGTGCCACTGTGATCGGCGTCACCGGCGGCAATGTCGACCGCATCAAGGACTTCTCCAAGGAGCACTGCCGCGACAAGTTCGCCGTGGCGGCCGCCTCGCCGGCCCTGATCAAGAGCTATGACGTCGCCCTGCCGGTCAAGGACACCTGGTCCAATCGCACGTCCTATGTCATCGCGCCGGACGGCAATATCCTGATGGCCTACACCGACGGAAATTTCGCCGGCCATGTCAGCAAGACCATGGATGCAGTGAAGGCCTTCAAGGCCAAATAG
- the fabD gene encoding ACP S-malonyltransferase, with amino-acid sequence MSIAFIFPGQGSQAVGMGTDLAEAFAAAREVFQEVDDALGQKLFALMKEGPESDLTLTENAQPALMAVSLAVSRVLEKEFGIGIDRAAFVAGHSLGEYSALAAAGAITLADTARLLKLRGQAMQRAVPVGEGAMASLIGPKTDLALAEAAAAAGSEVGVCVVANDNNNGNVVISGDKAAVDKAIEKAKELGARAIPLNVSAPFHCPLMQPAADEMAEALAGTTIVSPRAPLVANITAGPVHDPDIIRGLLVEQVTGRVRWRESMIWLAGEGGVTRFAEAGAGKVLSGMAKRIAPDSEATPLNSPADLEAFAKSL; translated from the coding sequence ATGAGCATCGCCTTCATTTTCCCCGGTCAGGGCAGCCAGGCCGTCGGCATGGGCACTGATCTCGCCGAGGCCTTTGCCGCCGCCCGCGAGGTGTTTCAGGAAGTCGACGACGCCCTGGGCCAGAAGCTTTTCGCCCTGATGAAGGAGGGTCCCGAGAGCGACCTGACCCTCACCGAGAACGCCCAGCCGGCCCTGATGGCCGTCAGCCTCGCGGTCAGCCGTGTGCTGGAAAAGGAGTTCGGCATCGGGATTGATCGCGCCGCCTTTGTGGCGGGCCATTCGCTGGGCGAATACTCGGCCCTCGCGGCGGCAGGGGCCATTACCCTGGCGGATACGGCGCGGCTGCTGAAGCTGCGCGGCCAGGCCATGCAGCGCGCCGTGCCGGTGGGCGAGGGGGCCATGGCCTCCCTGATCGGTCCGAAGACCGATCTCGCCCTGGCCGAGGCCGCCGCAGCGGCCGGCTCCGAGGTCGGTGTCTGCGTTGTCGCCAATGACAATAACAACGGCAATGTCGTGATCTCCGGTGACAAGGCGGCGGTCGACAAGGCCATCGAGAAGGCCAAGGAACTGGGCGCGCGGGCCATTCCGCTGAACGTCTCGGCTCCTTTCCACTGTCCGCTGATGCAACCGGCGGCCGACGAGATGGCGGAGGCCCTTGCGGGCACCACGATCGTTTCGCCGCGTGCGCCCCTGGTGGCCAATATCACTGCGGGTCCCGTCCACGATCCCGACATCATTCGGGGCCTGCTGGTCGAGCAGGTCACCGGCCGGGTGCGCTGGCGCGAGAGCATGATCTGGCTGGCCGGCGAGGGCGGGGTTACGCGCTTCGCCGAGGCCGGGGCCGGCAAGGTGCTGTCGGGCATGGCCAAGCGTATCGCGCCGGATTCCGAGGCGACGCCGCTCAACAGCCCGGCCGACCTCGAAGCTTTCGCGAAATCGCTCTAA
- the fabG gene encoding 3-oxoacyl-[acyl-carrier-protein] reductase, whose protein sequence is MFDLTGKTALVTGATGGIGGAIARALHAQGAHVVLSGTRESALTELKAQLGERASFVVANLSDAEAVDGLVAKAEEAAGAPLDIVIANAGITRDGLIVRMKDEDWDTVIKVNLEGYFRLARAAAKGMMKRRSGRIIGITSVVGVTGNAGQTNYAASKAGMIGFSKALAQELASRNVTVNCVAPGFIASPMTDALTDAQKAGILSGIPAGRLGEGDDIAAACVYLASQEGAYVTGQTLHVNGGMAMI, encoded by the coding sequence ATGTTTGATCTTACCGGCAAGACCGCTCTCGTCACGGGTGCCACCGGCGGCATCGGCGGGGCCATCGCCCGGGCGCTGCATGCCCAGGGGGCCCATGTCGTGCTCTCGGGCACCCGCGAATCAGCCCTGACCGAGCTGAAGGCCCAGCTCGGCGAGCGCGCTTCTTTCGTGGTCGCCAATCTCTCTGACGCCGAGGCCGTCGACGGCTTGGTCGCCAAGGCCGAGGAGGCCGCCGGCGCGCCGCTCGACATCGTCATCGCCAATGCCGGCATCACCCGCGACGGCCTGATCGTGCGGATGAAGGACGAGGACTGGGACACCGTCATCAAGGTCAATCTGGAGGGCTATTTCCGACTGGCCCGCGCCGCCGCCAAGGGCATGATGAAGCGCCGCTCCGGCCGGATCATCGGCATCACTTCGGTGGTCGGCGTCACCGGCAATGCCGGCCAGACCAACTATGCGGCCTCCAAGGCCGGAATGATCGGGTTTTCCAAGGCCCTGGCCCAGGAACTGGCCAGCCGCAATGTCACCGTCAACTGCGTGGCACCCGGCTTTATCGCCAGCCCGATGACCGACGCCCTGACCGATGCCCAGAAGGCCGGTATCCTGTCGGGCATTCCGGCGGGCCGCCTGGGCGAGGGCGACGATATCGCCGCCGCCTGTGTCTATCTCGCCAGCCAGGAAGGTGCCTACGTCACGGGCCAGACCTTGCATGTCAACGGCGGCATGGCGATGATCTAG
- a CDS encoding acyl carrier protein, whose protein sequence is MSDILERVRKIVIEHLDADPEKVTEKASFIDDLGADSLDNVELVMAFEEEFDIEIPDDAAEHIQTVGDAVKFITEKTGA, encoded by the coding sequence ATGTCCGACATTCTCGAGCGCGTGCGTAAGATCGTCATCGAGCATCTGGATGCCGATCCCGAGAAGGTCACCGAGAAGGCCAGCTTCATCGATGACTTGGGCGCCGACAGCCTCGACAACGTCGAGTTGGTGATGGCGTTCGAAGAAGAGTTCGACATCGAAATTCCGGACGACGCCGCTGAGCACATCCAGACGGTTGGCGACGCCGTGAAGTTCATCACGGAAAAGACCGGCGCCTAA
- the fabF gene encoding beta-ketoacyl-ACP synthase II, whose protein sequence is MRRVVVTGLGLLTPLGHGVDVSWKNILAGKSGANRISAFDPTDYACKVACEVPRVDGRGGGGPDVEGAFNPDLTMSPRDQKRVDDFILYGIAAADEAVKDSGWVPETEDDRYRTGVILGSGIGGLSTIADTALELEAKGPRKISPFFISSALINLISGQVSIRYGFKGPNHSVVTACATGAHAIGDAARLIKYGDADVMVAGGAEAAVCKVGIAGFIACRAVSTDFNDTPEKASRPYDQDRDGFVMGEGAGAMVLEEYEHAKARGAKIYAEVVGYGLSGDAYHITAPSEDGDGGFRALSAAVKDAGLQPSDIDYVNAHGTSTMADGIEAKAVERFLGDHASNVVMSSTKSMTGHLLGAAGAIEGIFSVLAIRDQIAPPTINLDNPNVDVAMNLAPNKAVPMKIDVAVSNSFGFGGTNASIVFRKVS, encoded by the coding sequence ATGCGTAGAGTTGTTGTCACCGGACTGGGACTGCTGACCCCCCTGGGTCATGGCGTTGACGTGTCCTGGAAGAACATTCTCGCCGGCAAGTCGGGTGCGAATCGCATTTCGGCGTTCGACCCGACCGACTATGCCTGCAAGGTGGCCTGCGAGGTTCCGCGCGTCGACGGCCGTGGTGGTGGCGGTCCGGACGTGGAAGGGGCCTTCAATCCTGACCTGACCATGAGCCCGCGCGATCAGAAGCGGGTCGACGATTTCATCCTCTATGGCATCGCCGCCGCAGACGAGGCCGTGAAGGATTCGGGCTGGGTCCCGGAGACCGAAGACGACCGTTACCGCACTGGCGTGATCCTGGGATCCGGGATCGGCGGTCTGTCGACCATCGCCGATACGGCCTTGGAGCTTGAGGCCAAGGGTCCGCGCAAGATCAGCCCGTTCTTCATCTCCTCGGCCCTGATCAACCTGATCTCGGGCCAGGTTTCGATCCGCTATGGCTTCAAGGGCCCCAACCACTCGGTGGTGACGGCCTGCGCCACGGGGGCCCATGCCATCGGCGACGCAGCCCGCCTGATCAAGTACGGCGATGCCGACGTGATGGTGGCCGGCGGGGCCGAGGCGGCCGTCTGCAAGGTCGGCATTGCCGGCTTCATCGCCTGCCGCGCCGTCTCGACCGATTTCAACGATACGCCGGAAAAGGCCTCGCGGCCCTATGACCAGGATCGCGACGGCTTCGTGATGGGCGAGGGCGCCGGTGCCATGGTGCTGGAAGAGTACGAACACGCCAAGGCGCGCGGAGCCAAGATCTATGCCGAGGTCGTCGGCTATGGCCTGTCGGGCGACGCCTATCACATCACGGCTCCGTCCGAAGACGGCGACGGCGGCTTCCGGGCCCTCTCGGCGGCCGTGAAGGATGCCGGCCTGCAGCCTTCCGACATCGACTATGTCAACGCCCACGGCACCTCGACCATGGCCGACGGCATCGAGGCCAAGGCTGTTGAACGCTTCCTCGGCGATCACGCCAGCAACGTTGTGATGTCCTCGACCAAGTCGATGACCGGTCACCTGCTGGGTGCCGCCGGTGCCATCGAGGGCATCTTCTCGGTGCTGGCCATCCGCGATCAGATCGCCCCGCCGACGATCAATCTCGACAACCCGAACGTCGACGTGGCCATGAACCTGGCCCCCAACAAGGCCGTTCCGATGAAGATCGATGTCGCCGTCTCCAACAGCTTCGGCTTTGGCGGCACCAATGCCTCCATCGTGTTCCGTAAAGTCTCGTGA